CGTGCTCGACGTGGATGTGGCAAACAAGAAGATCCTTGTGCACATCATGCCGGGCTTGCTTGACGACTAACGCTGGAGGCGAATTCGAGTGCGAATAGACATCGTGACCATCTTCCCTGAGATGTTCCAAGGCGTGGTCGGCACCAGCATCATCGGCCGGGCCTGCGCGCAGGAGGCGGTGGAGATCAATCTCGTCGATTTTCGGGAGTATTCGGGCAACAAGCACCACACCGTCGATGACACGCCGTATGGCGGCGGCGGGGGGATGGTGCTGAAGCCGGAGCCGATCTTCGCGGCCGTGGAGTCCTTGCTGATGGAAGGCAAGCGTCCGCGGGTGATCCTGACCTGTCCGCAAGGGGAAGTCTACAGCCAGAGCAAAGCATTGGAACTCGCGCAGGAAGAACATTTGATCATCGTCAGCGGCCACTACGAAGGATATGACGAGCGCATTCGCGAGCATCTGATCACCGACGAGATCTCGATCGGCGATTATGTGCTGACCGGCGGGGAACTGCCGGCGATGGTGATCGTCGATTCGATAGTCCGGCTCTTGCCTGGCGTTTTAGGCAATGATACATCTGCCGTTTTAGATTCCTTCCGCGAACCCTTGCTGGAGTACCCCCATTACACGCGGCCGGCCGATTTCCGCGGCTGGAAGGTGCCTGACATTCTGCTGTCCGGCCACCACGCCAACATCAGCGTCTGGCGGCGCAAGGAGTCGATCAGGCGCACCCTGCTCCGCCGGCCCGATCTGATGGCGCGTCTGTCGCTCAGCAAGCAGGATGAGAAGCTGCTGGCAGAAGTGAAGCGGGAAGAAGGCTTGGAATAACGGCAAC
The Tumebacillus sp. BK434 DNA segment above includes these coding regions:
- the trmD gene encoding tRNA (guanosine(37)-N1)-methyltransferase TrmD, translated to MRIDIVTIFPEMFQGVVGTSIIGRACAQEAVEINLVDFREYSGNKHHTVDDTPYGGGGGMVLKPEPIFAAVESLLMEGKRPRVILTCPQGEVYSQSKALELAQEEHLIIVSGHYEGYDERIREHLITDEISIGDYVLTGGELPAMVIVDSIVRLLPGVLGNDTSAVLDSFREPLLEYPHYTRPADFRGWKVPDILLSGHHANISVWRRKESIRRTLLRRPDLMARLSLSKQDEKLLAEVKREEGLE